One window of the Betta splendens chromosome 21, fBetSpl5.4, whole genome shotgun sequence genome contains the following:
- the ddx3xa gene encoding DEAD-box helicase 3 X-linked a isoform X8: MSHVVVENPHGLDQQLAALDLNSADGQGGGTGRRYIPPHLRNKDAAKNDSPGWDNGRTNGFVNGYHDNRTNGGFGGRGPPRNDRAFGNYDNKDGNWGGPPRDAAFNSFGGRTDRSKPAFFNDRGAGSRGRYDRGGFSSGGNSRWVEESREDDWSKPTAPNDRLERELFSGSNTGINFEKYDDIPVEATGTNSPKHIESFHDVDMGEIIMGNITLSRYTRPTPVQKHAIPIIKSKRDLMACAQTGSGKTAAFLLPVLSQIYTDGPGDALQAAKNSGQENGRYGRRKQYPLSLVLAPTRELALQIYDEARKFAYRSHVRPCVVYGGADIGQQIRDLERGCHLLVATPGRLVDMMERGKIGLDHCNYLVLDEADRMLDMGFEPQIRRIVEQDTMPPKGIRQTMMFSATFPKEIQILARDFLEDYIFLAVGRVGSTSENITQKVVWVEENDKRSFLLDLLNATVIPTEIQENVTEAPEKPGKDSLTLVFVETKKGADALEDFLYREGYACTSIHGDRSQRDREEALHQFRSGRCPILVATAVAARGLDISNVKHVINFDLPSDIEEYVHRIGRTGRVGNLGLATSFFNDKNSNITKDLLDILVEAKQEVPSWLESLAYEHQHKSSNRGRSKRFSGGFGARDYRQTPGSGSFSNNRAGRNTGGHGGNRGFGGGGFGGNFYSADGYGGNYNHSGSVDWWGN, from the exons ATGAGTCATGTGGTCGTTGAGAATCCACACGGTCTAGATCAGCAG cTTGCTGCCCTAGACTTGAACTCTGCTGACGGACAAGGCGGAGGAACCGGCA gGCGTTACATTCCACCTCACTTAAGGAACAAGGATGCTGCCAAAAATG ATTCACCTGGATGGGACAACGGACGCACCAATGGATTTGTGAATGGTTACCATGACAATCGCACCAACGGGGGCTTTGGAGGGCGTGGACCCCCGCGCAACGATAGAG CATTTGGAAACTATGACAACAAAGATGGGAACTGGGGAGGACCTCCCAGAGATGCCGCTTTCAACAGCTTTGGGGGCCGCACAGACAGATCTAAGCCTGCGTTCTTCAATGATCGTGGGGCAGGCTCCCGGGGAAG GTATGACCGTGGGGGCTTTTCGAGTGGAGGAAACAGTCGTTGGGTGGAGGAATCAAGAGAGGATGACTGGTCCAAGCCCACTGCTCCCAATGACCGCCTGGAACG TGAGCTTTTCTCTGGAAGCAACACTGGGATAAACTTTGAGAAATATGATGATATTCCTGTGGAAGCTACTGGCACAAACTCCCCAAAACACATTGAAAGT TTCCATGATGTGGACATGGGGGAGATTATCATGGGGAACATTACCTTGAGTCGCTACACTCGTCCAACTCCTGTCCAGAAGCATGCCATCCCCATCATCAAGTCCAAGAGAGACCTGATGGCCTGCGCCCAGACTG GCTCTGGTAAGACTGCTGCATTCTTGCTGCCAGTGTTGAGTCAGATCTACACTGATGGTCCAGGGGATGCTCTGCAAGCTGCCAAGAACAGTGGACAG GAGAATGGAAGGTATGGCCGCCGTAAGCAGTACCCACTCTCCCTTGTTCTAGCCCCCACCAGAGAACTGGCCTTGCAGATCTATGATGAGGCGAGGAAG TTTGCCTATCGCTCACATGTGCGTCCCTGTGTGGTGTACGGTGGAGCTGATATTGGCCAGCAGATCAGAGACCTTGAGCGAGGATGTCACCTGCTGGTGGCCACACCTGGACGTCTGGTTGATATGATGGAGAGGGGCAAGATTGGTCTGGACCACTGCAA CTACTTGGTCCTGGATGAAGCTGATCGCATGTTGGACATGGGATTTGAGCCACAGATCAGGCGCATTGTGGAGCAGGACACAATGCCCCCGAAAGGAATCCGTCAGACCATGATGTTCAGTGCCACCTTCCCTAAGGAAATCCAG ATCCTGGCCCGTGACTTCCTGGAGGACTACATCTTCCTGGCTGTGGGTCGTGTTGGTTCCACTTCAGAAAACATCACACAAAAAGTCGTCTGGGTTGAGGAGAATGACAAAAGGTCCTTTCTCCTAGATCTGCTTAATGCTACAG TAATTCCCACTGAGATTCAGGAAAATgtgacagaggctccagagaaACCGG GTAAAGACTCATTGACTCTGGTGTTCGTGGAGACCAAGAAAGGAGCTGATGCTTTGGAAGACTTCCTGTACCGTGAGGGTTACGCTTGCACCAGCATCCACGGCGATCGCTCCCAGAGGGACCGAGAGGAGGCTCTGCATCAGTTCCGCTCTGGGCGCTGCCCAATCTTGGTGGCTACAGCT GTGGCTGCTAGAGGTCTGGACATCAGCAATGTGAAACATGTCATAAACTTTGACTTGCCCAGTGATATTGAGGAGTACGTTCACCGTATTGGCCGTACGGGACGTGTGGGCAACCTCG GTCTGGCCACGTCGTTCTTTAACgacaaaaacagcaacataaCCAAAGATTTGCTGGACATCTTGGTGGAGGCCAAGCAGGAGGTTCCTTCCTGGCTGGAAAGTCTGGCTTACGAGCACCAGCACAAAAGCAGCAACCGTGGTCGCTCCAAGAG GTTCTCTGGTGGTTTTGGAGCTAGAGACTACCGTCAAACCCCTGGATCGGGAAGCTTTAGCAACAATCGTGCAGGGCGCAACACTGGAGGCCATGGAGGAAACCGTGGCTTTGGGGGAG GTGGATTTGGCGGCAACTTCTACAGCGCTGATGGCTATGGGGGAAACTACAACCACTCTGGTAGTGTGGATTGGTGGGGCAACTAA
- the ddx3xa gene encoding DEAD-box helicase 3 X-linked a isoform X6, whose protein sequence is MSHVVVENPHGLDQQLAALDLNSADGQGGGTGRRYIPPHLRNKDAAKNAGNAYSTGRQCGYSVAPVNLYSPGWDNGRTNGFVNGYHDNRTNGGFGGRGPPRNDRAFGNYDNKDGNWGGPPRDAAFNSFGGRTDRSKPAFFNDRGAGSRGRYDRGGFSSGGNSRWVEESREDDWSKPTAPNDRLERELFSGSNTGINFEKYDDIPVEATGTNSPKHIESFHDVDMGEIIMGNITLSRYTRPTPVQKHAIPIIKSKRDLMACAQTGSGKTAAFLLPVLSQIYTDGPGDALQAAKNSGQENGRYGRRKQYPLSLVLAPTRELALQIYDEARKFAYRSHVRPCVVYGGADIGQQIRDLERGCHLLVATPGRLVDMMERGKIGLDHCNYLVLDEADRMLDMGFEPQIRRIVEQDTMPPKGIRQTMMFSATFPKEIQILARDFLEDYIFLAVGRVGSTSENITQKVVWVEENDKRSFLLDLLNATVIPTEIQENVTEAPEKPGKDSLTLVFVETKKGADALEDFLYREGYACTSIHGDRSQRDREEALHQFRSGRCPILVATAVAARGLDISNVKHVINFDLPSDIEEYVHRIGRTGRVGNLGLATSFFNDKNSNITKDLLDILVEAKQEVPSWLESLAYEHQHKSSNRGRSKRFSGGFGARDYRQTPGSGSFSNNRAGRNTGGHGGNRGFGGGGFGGNFYSADGYGGNYNHSGSVDWWGN, encoded by the exons ATGAGTCATGTGGTCGTTGAGAATCCACACGGTCTAGATCAGCAG cTTGCTGCCCTAGACTTGAACTCTGCTGACGGACAAGGCGGAGGAACCGGCA gGCGTTACATTCCACCTCACTTAAGGAACAAGGATGCTGCCAAAAATG CAGGAAATGCTTATTCCACTGGTAGACAGTGCGGTTATTCAGTGGCACCAGTAAATCTCT ATTCACCTGGATGGGACAACGGACGCACCAATGGATTTGTGAATGGTTACCATGACAATCGCACCAACGGGGGCTTTGGAGGGCGTGGACCCCCGCGCAACGATAGAG CATTTGGAAACTATGACAACAAAGATGGGAACTGGGGAGGACCTCCCAGAGATGCCGCTTTCAACAGCTTTGGGGGCCGCACAGACAGATCTAAGCCTGCGTTCTTCAATGATCGTGGGGCAGGCTCCCGGGGAAG GTATGACCGTGGGGGCTTTTCGAGTGGAGGAAACAGTCGTTGGGTGGAGGAATCAAGAGAGGATGACTGGTCCAAGCCCACTGCTCCCAATGACCGCCTGGAACG TGAGCTTTTCTCTGGAAGCAACACTGGGATAAACTTTGAGAAATATGATGATATTCCTGTGGAAGCTACTGGCACAAACTCCCCAAAACACATTGAAAGT TTCCATGATGTGGACATGGGGGAGATTATCATGGGGAACATTACCTTGAGTCGCTACACTCGTCCAACTCCTGTCCAGAAGCATGCCATCCCCATCATCAAGTCCAAGAGAGACCTGATGGCCTGCGCCCAGACTG GCTCTGGTAAGACTGCTGCATTCTTGCTGCCAGTGTTGAGTCAGATCTACACTGATGGTCCAGGGGATGCTCTGCAAGCTGCCAAGAACAGTGGACAG GAGAATGGAAGGTATGGCCGCCGTAAGCAGTACCCACTCTCCCTTGTTCTAGCCCCCACCAGAGAACTGGCCTTGCAGATCTATGATGAGGCGAGGAAG TTTGCCTATCGCTCACATGTGCGTCCCTGTGTGGTGTACGGTGGAGCTGATATTGGCCAGCAGATCAGAGACCTTGAGCGAGGATGTCACCTGCTGGTGGCCACACCTGGACGTCTGGTTGATATGATGGAGAGGGGCAAGATTGGTCTGGACCACTGCAA CTACTTGGTCCTGGATGAAGCTGATCGCATGTTGGACATGGGATTTGAGCCACAGATCAGGCGCATTGTGGAGCAGGACACAATGCCCCCGAAAGGAATCCGTCAGACCATGATGTTCAGTGCCACCTTCCCTAAGGAAATCCAG ATCCTGGCCCGTGACTTCCTGGAGGACTACATCTTCCTGGCTGTGGGTCGTGTTGGTTCCACTTCAGAAAACATCACACAAAAAGTCGTCTGGGTTGAGGAGAATGACAAAAGGTCCTTTCTCCTAGATCTGCTTAATGCTACAG TAATTCCCACTGAGATTCAGGAAAATgtgacagaggctccagagaaACCGG GTAAAGACTCATTGACTCTGGTGTTCGTGGAGACCAAGAAAGGAGCTGATGCTTTGGAAGACTTCCTGTACCGTGAGGGTTACGCTTGCACCAGCATCCACGGCGATCGCTCCCAGAGGGACCGAGAGGAGGCTCTGCATCAGTTCCGCTCTGGGCGCTGCCCAATCTTGGTGGCTACAGCT GTGGCTGCTAGAGGTCTGGACATCAGCAATGTGAAACATGTCATAAACTTTGACTTGCCCAGTGATATTGAGGAGTACGTTCACCGTATTGGCCGTACGGGACGTGTGGGCAACCTCG GTCTGGCCACGTCGTTCTTTAACgacaaaaacagcaacataaCCAAAGATTTGCTGGACATCTTGGTGGAGGCCAAGCAGGAGGTTCCTTCCTGGCTGGAAAGTCTGGCTTACGAGCACCAGCACAAAAGCAGCAACCGTGGTCGCTCCAAGAG GTTCTCTGGTGGTTTTGGAGCTAGAGACTACCGTCAAACCCCTGGATCGGGAAGCTTTAGCAACAATCGTGCAGGGCGCAACACTGGAGGCCATGGAGGAAACCGTGGCTTTGGGGGAG GTGGATTTGGCGGCAACTTCTACAGCGCTGATGGCTATGGGGGAAACTACAACCACTCTGGTAGTGTGGATTGGTGGGGCAACTAA
- the ddx3xa gene encoding DEAD-box helicase 3 X-linked a isoform X3, with translation MSHVVVENPHGLDQQLAALDLNSADGQGGGTGRRYIPPHLRNKDAAKNAGNAYSTGRQCGYSVAPVNLCYPRLASQELAFYHAYSGGWRDSCDSPGWDNGRTNGFVNGYHDNRTNGGFGGRGPPRNDRGGRGAYRGNRGEGSFNQPLQNAAFGNYDNKDGNWGGPPRDAAFNSFGGRTDRSKPAFFNDRGAGSRGRYDRGGFSSGGNSRWVEESREDDWSKPTAPNDRLERELFSGSNTGINFEKYDDIPVEATGTNSPKHIESFHDVDMGEIIMGNITLSRYTRPTPVQKHAIPIIKSKRDLMACAQTGSGKTAAFLLPVLSQIYTDGPGDALQAAKNSGQENGRYGRRKQYPLSLVLAPTRELALQIYDEARKFAYRSHVRPCVVYGGADIGQQIRDLERGCHLLVATPGRLVDMMERGKIGLDHCNYLVLDEADRMLDMGFEPQIRRIVEQDTMPPKGIRQTMMFSATFPKEIQILARDFLEDYIFLAVGRVGSTSENITQKVVWVEENDKRSFLLDLLNATVIPTEIQENVTEAPEKPGKDSLTLVFVETKKGADALEDFLYREGYACTSIHGDRSQRDREEALHQFRSGRCPILVATAVAARGLDISNVKHVINFDLPSDIEEYVHRIGRTGRVGNLGLATSFFNDKNSNITKDLLDILVEAKQEVPSWLESLAYEHQHKSSNRGRSKRFSGGFGARDYRQTPGSGSFSNNRAGRNTGGHGGNRGFGGGGFGGNFYSADGYGGNYNHSGSVDWWGN, from the exons ATGAGTCATGTGGTCGTTGAGAATCCACACGGTCTAGATCAGCAG cTTGCTGCCCTAGACTTGAACTCTGCTGACGGACAAGGCGGAGGAACCGGCA gGCGTTACATTCCACCTCACTTAAGGAACAAGGATGCTGCCAAAAATG CAGGAAATGCTTATTCCACTGGTAGACAGTGCGGTTATTCAGTGGCACCAGTAAATCTCT GTTACCCAAGACTGGCCTCTCAAGAGCTTGCCTTTTACCATGCCTACAGTGGGGGTTGGAGAGACAGCTGTG ATTCACCTGGATGGGACAACGGACGCACCAATGGATTTGTGAATGGTTACCATGACAATCGCACCAACGGGGGCTTTGGAGGGCGTGGACCCCCGCGCAACGATAGAGGTGGGCGAGGCGCCTACCGTGGTAACAGGGGTGAAGGCTCGTTTAATCAACCATTGCAAAATGCAG CATTTGGAAACTATGACAACAAAGATGGGAACTGGGGAGGACCTCCCAGAGATGCCGCTTTCAACAGCTTTGGGGGCCGCACAGACAGATCTAAGCCTGCGTTCTTCAATGATCGTGGGGCAGGCTCCCGGGGAAG GTATGACCGTGGGGGCTTTTCGAGTGGAGGAAACAGTCGTTGGGTGGAGGAATCAAGAGAGGATGACTGGTCCAAGCCCACTGCTCCCAATGACCGCCTGGAACG TGAGCTTTTCTCTGGAAGCAACACTGGGATAAACTTTGAGAAATATGATGATATTCCTGTGGAAGCTACTGGCACAAACTCCCCAAAACACATTGAAAGT TTCCATGATGTGGACATGGGGGAGATTATCATGGGGAACATTACCTTGAGTCGCTACACTCGTCCAACTCCTGTCCAGAAGCATGCCATCCCCATCATCAAGTCCAAGAGAGACCTGATGGCCTGCGCCCAGACTG GCTCTGGTAAGACTGCTGCATTCTTGCTGCCAGTGTTGAGTCAGATCTACACTGATGGTCCAGGGGATGCTCTGCAAGCTGCCAAGAACAGTGGACAG GAGAATGGAAGGTATGGCCGCCGTAAGCAGTACCCACTCTCCCTTGTTCTAGCCCCCACCAGAGAACTGGCCTTGCAGATCTATGATGAGGCGAGGAAG TTTGCCTATCGCTCACATGTGCGTCCCTGTGTGGTGTACGGTGGAGCTGATATTGGCCAGCAGATCAGAGACCTTGAGCGAGGATGTCACCTGCTGGTGGCCACACCTGGACGTCTGGTTGATATGATGGAGAGGGGCAAGATTGGTCTGGACCACTGCAA CTACTTGGTCCTGGATGAAGCTGATCGCATGTTGGACATGGGATTTGAGCCACAGATCAGGCGCATTGTGGAGCAGGACACAATGCCCCCGAAAGGAATCCGTCAGACCATGATGTTCAGTGCCACCTTCCCTAAGGAAATCCAG ATCCTGGCCCGTGACTTCCTGGAGGACTACATCTTCCTGGCTGTGGGTCGTGTTGGTTCCACTTCAGAAAACATCACACAAAAAGTCGTCTGGGTTGAGGAGAATGACAAAAGGTCCTTTCTCCTAGATCTGCTTAATGCTACAG TAATTCCCACTGAGATTCAGGAAAATgtgacagaggctccagagaaACCGG GTAAAGACTCATTGACTCTGGTGTTCGTGGAGACCAAGAAAGGAGCTGATGCTTTGGAAGACTTCCTGTACCGTGAGGGTTACGCTTGCACCAGCATCCACGGCGATCGCTCCCAGAGGGACCGAGAGGAGGCTCTGCATCAGTTCCGCTCTGGGCGCTGCCCAATCTTGGTGGCTACAGCT GTGGCTGCTAGAGGTCTGGACATCAGCAATGTGAAACATGTCATAAACTTTGACTTGCCCAGTGATATTGAGGAGTACGTTCACCGTATTGGCCGTACGGGACGTGTGGGCAACCTCG GTCTGGCCACGTCGTTCTTTAACgacaaaaacagcaacataaCCAAAGATTTGCTGGACATCTTGGTGGAGGCCAAGCAGGAGGTTCCTTCCTGGCTGGAAAGTCTGGCTTACGAGCACCAGCACAAAAGCAGCAACCGTGGTCGCTCCAAGAG GTTCTCTGGTGGTTTTGGAGCTAGAGACTACCGTCAAACCCCTGGATCGGGAAGCTTTAGCAACAATCGTGCAGGGCGCAACACTGGAGGCCATGGAGGAAACCGTGGCTTTGGGGGAG GTGGATTTGGCGGCAACTTCTACAGCGCTGATGGCTATGGGGGAAACTACAACCACTCTGGTAGTGTGGATTGGTGGGGCAACTAA
- the ddx3xa gene encoding DEAD-box helicase 3 X-linked a isoform X5, with protein sequence MSHVVVENPHGLDQQLAALDLNSADGQGGGTGRRYIPPHLRNKDAAKNDSPGWDNGRTNGFVNGYHDNRTNGGFGGRGPPRNDRGGRGAYRGNRGEGSFNQPLQNAAFGNYDNKDGNWGGPPRDAAFNSFGGRTDRSKPAFFNDRGAGSRGRYDRGGFSSGGNSRWVEESREDDWSKPTAPNDRLERELFSGSNTGINFEKYDDIPVEATGTNSPKHIESFHDVDMGEIIMGNITLSRYTRPTPVQKHAIPIIKSKRDLMACAQTGSGKTAAFLLPVLSQIYTDGPGDALQAAKNSGQENGRYGRRKQYPLSLVLAPTRELALQIYDEARKFAYRSHVRPCVVYGGADIGQQIRDLERGCHLLVATPGRLVDMMERGKIGLDHCNYLVLDEADRMLDMGFEPQIRRIVEQDTMPPKGIRQTMMFSATFPKEIQILARDFLEDYIFLAVGRVGSTSENITQKVVWVEENDKRSFLLDLLNATVIPTEIQENVTEAPEKPGKDSLTLVFVETKKGADALEDFLYREGYACTSIHGDRSQRDREEALHQFRSGRCPILVATAVAARGLDISNVKHVINFDLPSDIEEYVHRIGRTGRVGNLGLATSFFNDKNSNITKDLLDILVEAKQEVPSWLESLAYEHQHKSSNRGRSKRFSGGFGARDYRQTPGSGSFSNNRAGRNTGGHGGNRGFGGGGFGGNFYSADGYGGNYNHSGSVDWWGN encoded by the exons ATGAGTCATGTGGTCGTTGAGAATCCACACGGTCTAGATCAGCAG cTTGCTGCCCTAGACTTGAACTCTGCTGACGGACAAGGCGGAGGAACCGGCA gGCGTTACATTCCACCTCACTTAAGGAACAAGGATGCTGCCAAAAATG ATTCACCTGGATGGGACAACGGACGCACCAATGGATTTGTGAATGGTTACCATGACAATCGCACCAACGGGGGCTTTGGAGGGCGTGGACCCCCGCGCAACGATAGAGGTGGGCGAGGCGCCTACCGTGGTAACAGGGGTGAAGGCTCGTTTAATCAACCATTGCAAAATGCAG CATTTGGAAACTATGACAACAAAGATGGGAACTGGGGAGGACCTCCCAGAGATGCCGCTTTCAACAGCTTTGGGGGCCGCACAGACAGATCTAAGCCTGCGTTCTTCAATGATCGTGGGGCAGGCTCCCGGGGAAG GTATGACCGTGGGGGCTTTTCGAGTGGAGGAAACAGTCGTTGGGTGGAGGAATCAAGAGAGGATGACTGGTCCAAGCCCACTGCTCCCAATGACCGCCTGGAACG TGAGCTTTTCTCTGGAAGCAACACTGGGATAAACTTTGAGAAATATGATGATATTCCTGTGGAAGCTACTGGCACAAACTCCCCAAAACACATTGAAAGT TTCCATGATGTGGACATGGGGGAGATTATCATGGGGAACATTACCTTGAGTCGCTACACTCGTCCAACTCCTGTCCAGAAGCATGCCATCCCCATCATCAAGTCCAAGAGAGACCTGATGGCCTGCGCCCAGACTG GCTCTGGTAAGACTGCTGCATTCTTGCTGCCAGTGTTGAGTCAGATCTACACTGATGGTCCAGGGGATGCTCTGCAAGCTGCCAAGAACAGTGGACAG GAGAATGGAAGGTATGGCCGCCGTAAGCAGTACCCACTCTCCCTTGTTCTAGCCCCCACCAGAGAACTGGCCTTGCAGATCTATGATGAGGCGAGGAAG TTTGCCTATCGCTCACATGTGCGTCCCTGTGTGGTGTACGGTGGAGCTGATATTGGCCAGCAGATCAGAGACCTTGAGCGAGGATGTCACCTGCTGGTGGCCACACCTGGACGTCTGGTTGATATGATGGAGAGGGGCAAGATTGGTCTGGACCACTGCAA CTACTTGGTCCTGGATGAAGCTGATCGCATGTTGGACATGGGATTTGAGCCACAGATCAGGCGCATTGTGGAGCAGGACACAATGCCCCCGAAAGGAATCCGTCAGACCATGATGTTCAGTGCCACCTTCCCTAAGGAAATCCAG ATCCTGGCCCGTGACTTCCTGGAGGACTACATCTTCCTGGCTGTGGGTCGTGTTGGTTCCACTTCAGAAAACATCACACAAAAAGTCGTCTGGGTTGAGGAGAATGACAAAAGGTCCTTTCTCCTAGATCTGCTTAATGCTACAG TAATTCCCACTGAGATTCAGGAAAATgtgacagaggctccagagaaACCGG GTAAAGACTCATTGACTCTGGTGTTCGTGGAGACCAAGAAAGGAGCTGATGCTTTGGAAGACTTCCTGTACCGTGAGGGTTACGCTTGCACCAGCATCCACGGCGATCGCTCCCAGAGGGACCGAGAGGAGGCTCTGCATCAGTTCCGCTCTGGGCGCTGCCCAATCTTGGTGGCTACAGCT GTGGCTGCTAGAGGTCTGGACATCAGCAATGTGAAACATGTCATAAACTTTGACTTGCCCAGTGATATTGAGGAGTACGTTCACCGTATTGGCCGTACGGGACGTGTGGGCAACCTCG GTCTGGCCACGTCGTTCTTTAACgacaaaaacagcaacataaCCAAAGATTTGCTGGACATCTTGGTGGAGGCCAAGCAGGAGGTTCCTTCCTGGCTGGAAAGTCTGGCTTACGAGCACCAGCACAAAAGCAGCAACCGTGGTCGCTCCAAGAG GTTCTCTGGTGGTTTTGGAGCTAGAGACTACCGTCAAACCCCTGGATCGGGAAGCTTTAGCAACAATCGTGCAGGGCGCAACACTGGAGGCCATGGAGGAAACCGTGGCTTTGGGGGAG GTGGATTTGGCGGCAACTTCTACAGCGCTGATGGCTATGGGGGAAACTACAACCACTCTGGTAGTGTGGATTGGTGGGGCAACTAA
- the ddx3xa gene encoding DEAD-box helicase 3 X-linked a isoform X7, whose translation MSHVVVENPHGLDQQLAALDLNSADGQGGGTGRRYIPPHLRNKDAAKNDSPGWDNGRTNGFVNGYHDNRTNGGFGGRGPPRNDRGGRGAYRGNRGEGSFNQPLQNAAFGNYDNKDGNWGGPPRDAAFNSFGGRTDRSKPAFFNDRGAGSRGRYDRGGFSSGGNSRWVEESREDDWSKPTAPNDRLERELFSGSNTGINFEKYDDIPVEATGTNSPKHIESFHDVDMGEIIMGNITLSRYTRPTPVQKHAIPIIKSKRDLMACAQTGSGKTAAFLLPVLSQIYTDGPGDALQAAKNSGQENGRYGRRKQYPLSLVLAPTRELALQIYDEARKFAYRSHVRPCVVYGGADIGQQIRDLERGCHLLVATPGRLVDMMERGKIGLDHCNYLVLDEADRMLDMGFEPQIRRIVEQDTMPPKGIRQTMMFSATFPKEIQILARDFLEDYIFLAVGRVGSTSENITQKVVWVEENDKRSFLLDLLNATGKDSLTLVFVETKKGADALEDFLYREGYACTSIHGDRSQRDREEALHQFRSGRCPILVATAVAARGLDISNVKHVINFDLPSDIEEYVHRIGRTGRVGNLGLATSFFNDKNSNITKDLLDILVEAKQEVPSWLESLAYEHQHKSSNRGRSKRFSGGFGARDYRQTPGSGSFSNNRAGRNTGGHGGNRGFGGGGFGGNFYSADGYGGNYNHSGSVDWWGN comes from the exons ATGAGTCATGTGGTCGTTGAGAATCCACACGGTCTAGATCAGCAG cTTGCTGCCCTAGACTTGAACTCTGCTGACGGACAAGGCGGAGGAACCGGCA gGCGTTACATTCCACCTCACTTAAGGAACAAGGATGCTGCCAAAAATG ATTCACCTGGATGGGACAACGGACGCACCAATGGATTTGTGAATGGTTACCATGACAATCGCACCAACGGGGGCTTTGGAGGGCGTGGACCCCCGCGCAACGATAGAGGTGGGCGAGGCGCCTACCGTGGTAACAGGGGTGAAGGCTCGTTTAATCAACCATTGCAAAATGCAG CATTTGGAAACTATGACAACAAAGATGGGAACTGGGGAGGACCTCCCAGAGATGCCGCTTTCAACAGCTTTGGGGGCCGCACAGACAGATCTAAGCCTGCGTTCTTCAATGATCGTGGGGCAGGCTCCCGGGGAAG GTATGACCGTGGGGGCTTTTCGAGTGGAGGAAACAGTCGTTGGGTGGAGGAATCAAGAGAGGATGACTGGTCCAAGCCCACTGCTCCCAATGACCGCCTGGAACG TGAGCTTTTCTCTGGAAGCAACACTGGGATAAACTTTGAGAAATATGATGATATTCCTGTGGAAGCTACTGGCACAAACTCCCCAAAACACATTGAAAGT TTCCATGATGTGGACATGGGGGAGATTATCATGGGGAACATTACCTTGAGTCGCTACACTCGTCCAACTCCTGTCCAGAAGCATGCCATCCCCATCATCAAGTCCAAGAGAGACCTGATGGCCTGCGCCCAGACTG GCTCTGGTAAGACTGCTGCATTCTTGCTGCCAGTGTTGAGTCAGATCTACACTGATGGTCCAGGGGATGCTCTGCAAGCTGCCAAGAACAGTGGACAG GAGAATGGAAGGTATGGCCGCCGTAAGCAGTACCCACTCTCCCTTGTTCTAGCCCCCACCAGAGAACTGGCCTTGCAGATCTATGATGAGGCGAGGAAG TTTGCCTATCGCTCACATGTGCGTCCCTGTGTGGTGTACGGTGGAGCTGATATTGGCCAGCAGATCAGAGACCTTGAGCGAGGATGTCACCTGCTGGTGGCCACACCTGGACGTCTGGTTGATATGATGGAGAGGGGCAAGATTGGTCTGGACCACTGCAA CTACTTGGTCCTGGATGAAGCTGATCGCATGTTGGACATGGGATTTGAGCCACAGATCAGGCGCATTGTGGAGCAGGACACAATGCCCCCGAAAGGAATCCGTCAGACCATGATGTTCAGTGCCACCTTCCCTAAGGAAATCCAG ATCCTGGCCCGTGACTTCCTGGAGGACTACATCTTCCTGGCTGTGGGTCGTGTTGGTTCCACTTCAGAAAACATCACACAAAAAGTCGTCTGGGTTGAGGAGAATGACAAAAGGTCCTTTCTCCTAGATCTGCTTAATGCTACAG GTAAAGACTCATTGACTCTGGTGTTCGTGGAGACCAAGAAAGGAGCTGATGCTTTGGAAGACTTCCTGTACCGTGAGGGTTACGCTTGCACCAGCATCCACGGCGATCGCTCCCAGAGGGACCGAGAGGAGGCTCTGCATCAGTTCCGCTCTGGGCGCTGCCCAATCTTGGTGGCTACAGCT GTGGCTGCTAGAGGTCTGGACATCAGCAATGTGAAACATGTCATAAACTTTGACTTGCCCAGTGATATTGAGGAGTACGTTCACCGTATTGGCCGTACGGGACGTGTGGGCAACCTCG GTCTGGCCACGTCGTTCTTTAACgacaaaaacagcaacataaCCAAAGATTTGCTGGACATCTTGGTGGAGGCCAAGCAGGAGGTTCCTTCCTGGCTGGAAAGTCTGGCTTACGAGCACCAGCACAAAAGCAGCAACCGTGGTCGCTCCAAGAG GTTCTCTGGTGGTTTTGGAGCTAGAGACTACCGTCAAACCCCTGGATCGGGAAGCTTTAGCAACAATCGTGCAGGGCGCAACACTGGAGGCCATGGAGGAAACCGTGGCTTTGGGGGAG GTGGATTTGGCGGCAACTTCTACAGCGCTGATGGCTATGGGGGAAACTACAACCACTCTGGTAGTGTGGATTGGTGGGGCAACTAA